A window of Thiocapsa bogorovii genomic DNA:
GCCGCGCATGGCGATGATCGCACCATGGCGGCCGACATAGCGGTCCCAGCCCAGTGGCGAGGCAGCCTCGACCGAGACGCGGGCCGCGACGGCTTCGGGCAGCACCTGCTCGCGGTAGGCCGCGTCCTGGCGCTCGAACAGGTCCCACGAGGGCATGCTGACCACGCGCGCCTGGATGCCCTCGCGCAGCAACTCCTCGTAGGCGGCGATGCACAAGGACACCTCGCTGCCGCTGGCGAGCAGCAGCACATCGGGCCGCCCGTCGGCGGCATCGGCCAGCACGTAGGCACCGCGCGCGACACCCTCGGCACCGGCATAGCGGCCGCGGTCCAGCGTGGGCAGGGCCTGGCGCGACAACACCAGGCTGGCCGGGCAGTCACGCAGTTGCATCAGCACGCGCCAGGCCTCGGTCACTTCGTTGGCATCGGCCGGGCGCAGCGTCACCATGCCCGGCATGGCCCGGAACGACGCAAGCTGCTCGACCGGCTGGTGCGTGGGGCCGTCTTCGCCCATCGCGATGGAGTCGTGGGTCCAGACGTAGATCACCGGCAAGCCCATCATCGCGGCCAGGCGGATGGCACCGCGGCAATAATCGGTGAAGACGAAGAAGCTGGCGGCGAAGGGGCGCAGGCCGGACAGCGCCATGCCACTGGCCACCGCGCACATCGCGTGCTCGCGGATGCCGAAATGGAAGTTGCGACCGGCCGGGCCGACCGGGGTCATGTCGGTTGCGATGTCGTCGCCGGCAGGCGGCTCGAAGGTGCCGGCGAAGTCGAAGGTCAGTGGCGTCTTGGTCGAGGGTGCCAGGTCGGCGGCCCCGCCCAGCAGCCAGGGCACCCGGGCGGCGATCGCGTTCAGCACCCGCCCCGAGGCGTCGCGCGAGGCCAGGCCTTTGGCATCGGGCTCGAACTCCGGCAGAACGGTGTCCCAGGCGTCGGGCAGCTCGCGCCGCTGCATGCGGTCGATCTGGTCGGCGAGATCCGGGTATTGCGCCCGGTAGGCCGCGAAGCACGACCGCCATGCCGCGTGCGCCTCGGTGCCGCGCTGGCCGAAATGCGCGCTGAAGTGCTCGCGCACGCCGTCGGGCACGGCGAAATCCGCATCGGGGTCGAAGCCGTAGAACGCCTTAGCACCTCGCGTCTCTTCGATTCCCAACGGCTCGCCATGGGCGGCAGCGCTGTCCTGCTTGTGCGGCGCGCCGTAGCCGATGTGGCTT
This region includes:
- the tkt gene encoding transketolase is translated as MNRPEAQDLDLLCINTLRTLAIDQVQKANSGHPGTPMGAAPTAYCLWQRFLRFDPEDAAWPDRDRFVLSVGHASALLYGLLHLCGVKAATSVDATRDGLAVSMADLQSFRQAGSRCTGHPEHGWTTGVETTTGPLGQGVATSVGMAIAQAWLAATYNRPGFTLFDHRVFALAGDGDLMEGISAEAASLAGHLKLGRLCWIYDSNHISIEGSTAITFTEDVGARFAACGWQVLQVVDANDIDATARCLRTFEATCDRPTLIVVQSHIGYGAPHKQDSAAAHGEPLGIEETRGAKAFYGFDPDADFAVPDGVREHFSAHFGQRGTEAHAAWRSCFAAYRAQYPDLADQIDRMQRRELPDAWDTVLPEFEPDAKGLASRDASGRVLNAIAARVPWLLGGAADLAPSTKTPLTFDFAGTFEPPAGDDIATDMTPVGPAGRNFHFGIREHAMCAVASGMALSGLRPFAASFFVFTDYCRGAIRLAAMMGLPVIYVWTHDSIAMGEDGPTHQPVEQLASFRAMPGMVTLRPADANEVTEAWRVLMQLRDCPASLVLSRQALPTLDRGRYAGAEGVARGAYVLADAADGRPDVLLLASGSEVSLCIAAYEELLREGIQARVVSMPSWDLFERQDAAYREQVLPEAVAARVSVEAASPLGWDRYVGRHGAIIAMRGFGLSAPGSVVQAHFGFDVAHVLVAARQQLARHGSKAPV